Below is a genomic region from Novosphingobium sp. EMRT-2.
AAGCTCGGCGAGGTCGTCAATACCCGGGCCGCCAGCGGTACCCATATCGCGCCTGATCTACTCGCCCACGTCTCGCCGTTGGGATAGGAACACATCAATCTAACCGGGGAATATCGCTGGCCCAAATCCTTAGCGTAGGATTCCGCCCCCTCCCGCAAACGCCCCCTACGATTGAGAAGCGCGGCGGAATCTCTTAGATTGATCGCTGGAGGCTTTGTTCGCGGAGACGCGCACATTGCCTTCTTTTCGTTTTAGGAAGCGCTGCCCTAAGCGACAGAAGCCAGAGCTTTGACAATGCGGCATTCCGCGATGGAGCCGACCATGTATCTTGATCCTATCGGTGCAGACACGCGATGATGGCGGTCACGACGGCGGTGGTTTCCGCGACGTCGCGCACCCTCACTGTGTCGAGGCCGATTTCAGCAGCGGGATAGTCATTCCCACCGGGGAATATCGCATCCCCAATGAACAGCATCCCGTCGAGCGGGACACCGCTCTCGGCACTCAGGCGCTTCAGGCCATAGCCCTTGTCGATCCCTGCTCTGGTCACGTCGATCGATGTCGTGCCACCGAGATTGATCGAGAGCTCCGGCAGCTTCGCGCGCAACGTGGCCTGCAACGCGGTCCTCTTCTTTCGGTCAGGATCCCACGCTTCCTTTTCCTTCAGCGGCGCTGCCTGCCCCAGGCCCGAAAAGGTGATCTGGCTGCCCCGGTCCTCGATCCGTTCGCCCCAGATACGTTCGTCGGCGAGACCGGCATCGGTCAGCGCCTGATCGAAGGCCGTGCGGATCTTCGCCTTCTCCGCGTCGTCGAACAGTTCGGCATAGACCGCGCGCCAAGCGCCATTGATGAACCGATAGAGTTTCGTGCCTGTGGTCGGCATCAACCAGAGACGGTCGAGCGCGACGCCGGCAGGAAGGCGCGAGGCGATCTGCTTTTCGAACTGCGGCCAGTCCCCGCCCGAGATCACCGCCACATCCGTGATGGCGAGCAATCGGGCGAGGATTGCGGCCATATCCTCCGATAACGGCCGCTTGCTCTCGGCAAGCGTGCCGTCGAGGTCGAAGGCGATCAGCCACTTCATGCCGCCTTCCCTGCCGGATCGCGGTAGGCGAGCAGCCTGAGCGCATTGATGACGACGAGCAGCGTCGATCCCTCATGAACCGCCACCGCTGGCCCAATGCCGAGGCCGAGGATGGTAGCAGGCACCAGGAAGGCGACGACACCCAGGCTGACGAAGACGTTCTGCCGGATGATTCCACGGGTATGGCGGCTAAGACCGACTGCGAATGGCAGGTGCGCCAGATCGTCGGCCATCAGCGCCACGTCGGCTGTCTCCAGCGCAACGTCCGACCCCGCCGCGCCCATCGCGATGCCGACCGTGGCGCTTGCCATCGCCGGCGCATCGTTCACGCCGTCGCCCACCATCGCGACCTTGTCTTCGCCGGCGAGCTTCTTGATCGCGGCAACCTTGTCTTCGGGCATGAGGTCGCCCCACGCTTCGTCGATCCCGACTTCGTCGGCGATCGCTTCGGCGACTTTCTGGTGATCGCCGGAGATCATTATCATCCGCGACACGCCCATCTCGTGCAGCCGACGCAACGCGGTCTTGGCAGCTTCGCGAGGCGTGTCCATCAGGCCGATCGCGCCCAGGTCGCGGTCCCCCTTGCGGACCACCATTGTCGTGCGGCCGTTCTCGCGCAGCTTCGCGATTGCGTCCTGCGCGCCCTGCCCCAGCGCCGGAATGCCCTCACTTCCGAACATCTCGGCCTTGCCGATCCACACCGTCTCGCCATCCACGCTCGCGGTGACGCCCCGACCGGTCAGGCTCTTGAGGTCGCCGGCAGTCGGCACGGCACGATCGTTCAGACGTTCGCGGCCGTCCTTGACGATCGCTTGGGCCAGGGGATGGTCGCTCAACGCTTCGACGGCGACAGCCAGCGCCAGCAACTCGCCTTCATCGGCGCCATCGACGGGCACGACATCAGTGATGCGCGGACGACCTTCGGTCAGCGTGCCCGTCTTGTCGAAAGCGATCGCTTTGAGCGACCCGAGGTTTTCGAGCGGTGCACCGCCCTTCACGAGCACGCCGCCCCGCGCTGCACGGGCAACGCCCGACAGGACCGCGCTCGGCGTTGCGATCGCGAGCGCGCACGGGCTTGCCGCCACCAGCACCGCCATCGCGCGATAGAAGCTGTCGCGGAACGGCTCGTCGACGACCACCCATGCGAACAGCAGGAGCACTGACAGGACCAGGACGGCGGGCACGAAGATCCGTTCGAACCGGTCGGTGAAGCGCTGCGTCGGCGACTTCTGCGTCTCCGCTTCGCTCACCATCTTCACGACCTTGGCAAGCGCGCTTTCATTGGAACGGCGTGTCACCTCGATCTCGATCGCGCCGCCGCCGTTGATCGTACCAGCAAAAACCCGGCTTTCCGCGTCGACTGCATCGGGCTTGGCGCGTGCCGCTGCGGCATCTGCGACCGGCACCTTGTCGACCGGGATGCTTTCACCCGTGACCGGGGCCTGGTTGATCGCGCTGGTGCCCTTGATGACGAAGCCGTCGGCAGGCAGGCGCTCGTTCGGGCGGACGATGGCAATGTCCCCGACGACCATCTGCTCGACCGGGATTTCGCTGGTCTGCCCGCCGCGTCGCACGGTCGCGGTTTCGGGCGCGAGCTTCGCCAGCGCCTCGATCGCCTTCTTGGCGCGGCCCATTGCATAATGCTCAAGCGCATGGCCGAGGCTGAACAGGAACAGCAGCAGCGCACCTTCGGCCCATGCGCCCAGCGCAGCGGCGCCGGCCGCAGCGACCAACATCAGCGTGTCGATCTCGAACTTCTTCATCCGGAGGTTGTCGATCGCCTCGCGCAGCGTGAAGAATCCGCCGAAGAAATAGGCTGCGATATAGCAGGCGGTCGGCAGCCATTCGGGCGCGCCAGCGACCAGCCTCTCGATCGCGTAGCCGATCCCCAGCAGCGCGCCACAGGCGAGCGCGAAGATCAGCTCGGTATTGGGGCCGAGAAATTCGGCGTGGCTATGGTCGTGGCCATCGCCGGGGCCGTGCTTCTCTTCGCCCGCGCCGTGGCCCCCGGGGCCGTGGTCGTGGCCGGCATGTTCATCGGCAGCGACCCGCTTGCCCACCCTCACCTTCAGCTTGCGAAGCGCAGCGCGCACCTCCTCTTCGGTGGTTTCGCGGCGATCATATTCGACCCGGACAGACCCGCTGGTGCTGGCGCTTGCCTGGACCACGCCGGGCAAGGCGCACAGCGCATCGCTGACCGTGCGCGCCCGACGTTCGTGGTTGATCCCCGTCACCTGCCAGATCGCATGGCCGTAGCGCTCGGTGATTTCGGCAC
It encodes:
- a CDS encoding heavy metal translocating P-type ATPase codes for the protein MNDKLELDIPVLLPDLPDAADACLDRLVSTLSKREGVERAHVICLDGNTPAALCIHFDAAKLPLPRLREMVRAAGAEITERYGHAIWQVTGINHERRARTVSDALCALPGVVQASASTSGSVRVEYDRRETTEEEVRAALRKLKVRVGKRVAADEHAGHDHGPGGHGAGEEKHGPGDGHDHSHAEFLGPNTELIFALACGALLGIGYAIERLVAGAPEWLPTACYIAAYFFGGFFTLREAIDNLRMKKFEIDTLMLVAAAGAAALGAWAEGALLLFLFSLGHALEHYAMGRAKKAIEALAKLAPETATVRRGGQTSEIPVEQMVVGDIAIVRPNERLPADGFVIKGTSAINQAPVTGESIPVDKVPVADAAAARAKPDAVDAESRVFAGTINGGGAIEIEVTRRSNESALAKVVKMVSEAETQKSPTQRFTDRFERIFVPAVLVLSVLLLFAWVVVDEPFRDSFYRAMAVLVAASPCALAIATPSAVLSGVARAARGGVLVKGGAPLENLGSLKAIAFDKTGTLTEGRPRITDVVPVDGADEGELLALAVAVEALSDHPLAQAIVKDGRERLNDRAVPTAGDLKSLTGRGVTASVDGETVWIGKAEMFGSEGIPALGQGAQDAIAKLRENGRTTMVVRKGDRDLGAIGLMDTPREAAKTALRRLHEMGVSRMIMISGDHQKVAEAIADEVGIDEAWGDLMPEDKVAAIKKLAGEDKVAMVGDGVNDAPAMASATVGIAMGAAGSDVALETADVALMADDLAHLPFAVGLSRHTRGIIRQNVFVSLGVVAFLVPATILGLGIGPAVAVHEGSTLLVVINALRLLAYRDPAGKAA
- a CDS encoding HAD-IIB family hydrolase; the protein is MKWLIAFDLDGTLAESKRPLSEDMAAILARLLAITDVAVISGGDWPQFEKQIASRLPAGVALDRLWLMPTTGTKLYRFINGAWRAVYAELFDDAEKAKIRTAFDQALTDAGLADERIWGERIEDRGSQITFSGLGQAAPLKEKEAWDPDRKKRTALQATLRAKLPELSINLGGTTSIDVTRAGIDKGYGLKRLSAESGVPLDGMLFIGDAIFPGGNDYPAAEIGLDTVRVRDVAETTAVVTAIIACLHR